The Candidatus Bathyarchaeota archaeon region CAACTAAGTCTTGGATTTCTTCTACTGTGGGGACGCCGTCGTCGCCGTAGATTTTTTGCAGTTCCGCTACGACTTCGTCGCTTATGCGTTTTGCTTGCTCTTTGTCTTTTCCGCCGACTGCTTTGGCGGCTTTCCAAATGGCTGTTGTAATTCTTTCTTGATCGAATGGTTCTAATTTACTATCACGTTTTAGGACAAACTTCATTGTTTCTTCACTTCCGAAAGTAACCGCCTGAAATCTTCAGGCTCTTCAAACTCTTTGTAAACTGAAGCGAATCGAATGTAGGCGATGCGGTCCACGGCTTTTAAGCGCTTCATGATTAAATCGCCGATGTCTCTGGACGCAACTTCTTGTGTGCCTTTAAGCATGAGGTCTTGTCGGACTTGTTCAGCTAGTTCGGTGATTTGACTCATGGTTACTGGGCGTTTTTCGCATGCTTTCTGGAGCCCACGTATGATTTTGTTGACGTCGAAGCGTTGTAGTTGCCCGTCTTTTTTGCGGACCATGAGTTCGATGGTTTCGAGGTATTCGTAGGTGGTGTAGCGTTTTCCGCAGGTTATGCATTCTTTGCGTCTGCGGGTGGTGTTCTCGGGGGAGTCTCGGGTTTCGAGGGTTTTTGATTCTTCAGAGTTGCAGTAGGGGCATCTCATTATATTATATACACTCGTGCTTGATTTTAAGCGTAGTGTTAGCAGGCTAATTCAGTACACTACAGTTAGCGCATATATAATAATTTTTTACATTAAAACCTCAAACAACCATAAACCCATCAAGTTAACTCCATGAAAAATACACAAAAAACTCAACATATAAAAACCCAGAAAAACGACTAAAACGGAAAAACAGCCCATTCTACGTAAATACATACATTGGTTAAAGATTGCGTAAACACTATAAATAAAAAACCCGCAACCCCCATAATACACCCCAAAATCAACAAACAAAAACCAAAAGAGATACGAAAATGACCCCAAAAATCGTGCGCGCCAACCAACCCCTCGAATACCTCACTCCTGAGAAGTGCTATATAGCTGAAAACCACAGCGACCCCGCCGTTTCAATTGCCCGCGCCACAATCAAACCGGGCGTAACAACCAAAGCACACCACCTAACCAAAGG contains the following coding sequences:
- the nrdR gene encoding transcriptional regulator NrdR; this encodes MRCPYCNSEESKTLETRDSPENTTRRRKECITCGKRYTTYEYLETIELMVRKKDGQLQRFDVNKIIRGLQKACEKRPVTMSQITELAEQVRQDLMLKGTQEVASRDIGDLIMKRLKAVDRIAYIRFASVYKEFEEPEDFRRLLSEVKKQ